In the Kitasatospora terrestris genome, one interval contains:
- a CDS encoding bifunctional DNA primase/polymerase → MDNLLGDLRLGTLRFAPLAARRRTKPSAPRAAAEYTGRWGWSVAVGTAPTRADGRCDCGTAHCAAPGLHAGAGPALTARELDLPRTADGPLLLPTGLHFDVLDVPAQPGLQALVRLERMGTQLGPVLASPTGRLLLFVAPGTAQRLPDLLYRMGWDDASLDLACHGTGGYVAAPPTPLGALGPMRWLRRPTRENAACPPEARLLLGTLAYACHRHLRDTGNHNRGARNSAPDHALT, encoded by the coding sequence ATGGACAACCTGTTGGGCGATCTCCGGCTCGGCACCCTGCGGTTCGCCCCGCTCGCCGCTCGCCGCCGCACCAAGCCCTCCGCGCCCCGGGCGGCCGCCGAGTACACCGGCCGCTGGGGCTGGTCCGTCGCCGTCGGCACCGCGCCGACCCGCGCCGACGGCCGGTGCGACTGCGGCACCGCGCACTGCGCCGCGCCCGGCCTGCACGCCGGCGCCGGCCCCGCGCTCACCGCCCGCGAGCTCGACCTGCCGCGCACCGCCGACGGGCCGCTGCTGCTCCCCACCGGCCTGCACTTCGACGTGCTCGACGTGCCGGCCCAGCCCGGCCTGCAGGCCCTGGTCCGGCTGGAGCGGATGGGCACCCAGCTGGGCCCGGTGCTCGCCTCCCCCACCGGGCGGCTGCTGCTCTTCGTCGCCCCCGGCACCGCCCAGCGCCTCCCCGACCTGCTCTACCGGATGGGCTGGGACGACGCCTCGCTCGACCTCGCCTGCCACGGCACCGGCGGCTACGTCGCCGCGCCGCCCACCCCGCTCGGCGCGCTCGGCCCGATGCGCTGGCTGCGCCGCCCCACCCGGGAGAACGCCGCCTGCCCCCCGGAGGCCCGCCTGCTGCTCGGCACCCTGGCGTACGCCTGCCACCGGCACCTGCGCGACACGGGCAACCACAACAGGGGCGCGAGGAACAGCGCGCCCGACCACGCACTGACGTAG
- a CDS encoding ammonium transporter codes for MPDGFSAGDTAFVFICAALVMLMTPGLAFFYGGMVRVKSTLNMLVMSFVSLAIVSVLWVLYGYSLSFGPDAGAGLIGNLDYLGMRGIDLNAITGTIPVTAFAAFQLMFAIITPALISGAIADRAKFTAWSLFVALWVTVVYFPVAHWVFFFDGGNGGWLGDRNGVIDFAGGTAVHINAGAAGLALALVLGKRIGFKKDPMRPHSLPLVMLGSGLLWFGWFGFNAGSALAANGVAGMAFMNTQVATAAAVLGWLAYEKIKHGAFTSLGAASGAVAGLVAITPACGSVSMLGAIAIGLIAGAVCAAAISLKYKLGFDDSLDVVGVHLVGGIIGSLLIGFFATGHVGQTASGLFYGGGVTQLGKQALGVVVVLVYSFVLSWLLGTAIQKTIGFRVSEDVEVAGIDQAEHAESAYDFTAVGASIARAVSATATVSTVTAEKTEVDA; via the coding sequence ATGCCGGACGGCTTCAGCGCGGGCGATACCGCCTTTGTGTTCATCTGTGCGGCCCTGGTCATGTTGATGACCCCGGGCCTGGCCTTCTTCTACGGAGGCATGGTCAGGGTCAAGAGCACGCTCAACATGCTGGTGATGAGCTTCGTCTCGCTCGCGATCGTCAGCGTGCTGTGGGTCCTCTACGGCTACTCGCTGTCCTTCGGCCCCGACGCGGGCGCCGGTCTGATCGGCAACCTGGACTACCTGGGGATGCGCGGCATCGACCTGAACGCCATCACCGGCACCATCCCGGTCACCGCGTTCGCCGCCTTCCAGCTGATGTTCGCGATCATCACCCCGGCGCTGATCAGCGGCGCCATCGCGGACCGCGCCAAGTTCACCGCGTGGAGCCTGTTCGTGGCGCTCTGGGTGACCGTCGTCTACTTCCCGGTCGCGCACTGGGTGTTCTTCTTCGACGGCGGCAACGGCGGCTGGCTCGGTGACCGCAACGGCGTGATCGACTTCGCCGGCGGTACCGCCGTCCACATCAACGCCGGTGCGGCCGGCCTCGCCCTGGCCCTGGTGCTCGGCAAGCGGATCGGCTTCAAGAAGGACCCGATGCGCCCGCACAGCCTGCCGCTGGTGATGCTCGGCTCCGGTCTGCTCTGGTTCGGCTGGTTCGGCTTCAACGCCGGCTCGGCGCTCGCCGCCAACGGCGTGGCCGGCATGGCGTTCATGAACACCCAGGTCGCCACCGCCGCCGCGGTGCTCGGCTGGCTCGCCTACGAGAAGATCAAGCACGGCGCGTTCACCTCGCTCGGCGCCGCCTCCGGCGCGGTGGCCGGCCTGGTCGCCATCACCCCCGCCTGCGGCTCGGTCTCGATGCTCGGCGCCATCGCCATCGGCCTGATCGCCGGCGCGGTCTGCGCCGCGGCGATCAGCCTGAAGTACAAGCTCGGCTTCGACGACTCGCTCGACGTGGTCGGCGTCCACCTGGTCGGCGGCATCATCGGCTCGCTGCTGATCGGCTTCTTCGCCACCGGCCACGTCGGCCAGACCGCCTCCGGCCTGTTCTACGGCGGCGGCGTGACCCAGCTGGGCAAGCAGGCCCTCGGCGTGGTCGTGGTGCTGGTCTACTCCTTCGTCCTCTCCTGGCTGCTGGGCACGGCGATCCAGAAGACCATCGGCTTCCGGGTCTCCGAGGACGTCGAGGTCGCCGGCATCGACCAGGCCGAGCACGCCGAGTCCGCGTACGACTTCACCGCGGTCGGCGCCAGCATCGCCCGCGCCGTGTCGGCCACCGCCACCGTCTCCACCGTCACCGCCGAGAAGACCGAGGTCGACGCCTGA
- a CDS encoding acylphosphatase, whose translation MQGHDGLRPVRATIWVRGRVQEVGFRWWTRARALEIGLTGYTANLGDGRVQVVAEGLHGECERLLAALRGPDTPGEVTGVTEIWSATGDGYDGFVIR comes from the coding sequence ATGCAAGGTCACGACGGCCTGCGGCCGGTCCGCGCCACCATCTGGGTGCGCGGCCGGGTGCAGGAGGTCGGTTTCCGCTGGTGGACCAGGGCCCGGGCGTTGGAGATCGGGCTGACCGGTTACACCGCCAACCTCGGCGACGGCCGGGTGCAGGTGGTGGCGGAAGGGCTGCACGGCGAGTGCGAGCGACTGCTCGCCGCGCTGCGCGGCCCGGACACTCCGGGTGAGGTCACCGGCGTGACCGAGATCTGGTCGGCCACCGGGGACGGGTACGACGGCTTCGTGATCCGATGA
- the ftsY gene encoding signal recognition particle-docking protein FtsY: MEYVILAVVIAVVAVGATVGLVVSGRRRKQVEPPAPARTPVVTAPPAPKTEAPEVAEEGAAPPTAETTAPDAVEPEVEEVVVEEAVAAPAIEVPEPTAGRLVRLRSRLSRSQSTLGKGLLTLLSRDRLDDDTWEEIEDTLLTADVGVAATQELVENLRTRVKVLGTRTPDELRALLREELINLIGPDFDRTVRSVKHEEGPAVVLVVGVNGVGKTTTTGKLARVLVADGRRVVLGAADTFRAAAADQLQTWGERVGAHTVRGPEGGDPASVAFDAVKQGITEGVDTVLVDTAGRLHTKTGLMDELGKVKRVVEKHGPVDEVLLVLDATTGQNGLVQARVFAEVVDITGIVLTKLDGTAKGGIVVSVQRELGVPVKLIGLGEGADDLAPFEPGAFVDALLG, from the coding sequence ATGGAATACGTGATCCTTGCCGTAGTCATCGCCGTGGTCGCCGTCGGCGCGACCGTGGGCCTCGTCGTTTCCGGCAGACGACGCAAGCAGGTGGAGCCCCCGGCGCCGGCGCGGACCCCGGTGGTCACCGCGCCGCCCGCCCCGAAGACCGAGGCGCCCGAGGTCGCGGAGGAGGGGGCCGCGCCGCCGACGGCGGAGACCACCGCCCCCGATGCCGTCGAGCCCGAGGTCGAGGAGGTGGTGGTCGAGGAGGCCGTCGCCGCTCCCGCGATCGAGGTCCCGGAGCCGACCGCCGGCCGGCTGGTGCGGCTGCGCTCGCGGCTCTCGCGCTCGCAGTCCACGCTCGGCAAGGGCCTGCTGACCCTGCTCTCCCGGGACCGTCTCGACGACGACACCTGGGAGGAGATCGAGGACACCCTGCTGACGGCGGACGTCGGCGTCGCCGCCACCCAGGAGCTGGTGGAGAACCTCCGCACCCGGGTCAAGGTGCTCGGCACCCGCACCCCGGACGAGCTGCGCGCGCTGCTCCGCGAGGAGCTGATCAACCTGATCGGCCCGGACTTCGACCGGACCGTCCGCTCGGTGAAGCACGAGGAGGGCCCGGCGGTCGTCCTGGTCGTCGGCGTCAACGGCGTCGGCAAGACCACCACCACCGGCAAGCTGGCCCGCGTCCTGGTGGCCGACGGCCGCCGGGTGGTGCTCGGCGCGGCCGACACCTTCCGGGCCGCCGCCGCCGACCAGCTGCAGACCTGGGGCGAGCGGGTCGGCGCGCACACCGTCCGCGGCCCGGAGGGCGGCGACCCGGCGTCGGTGGCCTTCGACGCGGTCAAGCAGGGCATCACCGAGGGCGTGGACACCGTGCTGGTGGACACCGCCGGCCGGCTGCACACCAAGACCGGCCTGATGGACGAGCTGGGCAAGGTCAAGCGGGTCGTGGAGAAGCACGGGCCGGTCGACGAGGTGCTGCTGGTGCTGGACGCCACCACCGGTCAGAACGGGCTGGTCCAGGCGCGGGTGTTCGCCGAGGTCGTGGACATCACCGGCATCGTGCTGACCAAGCTGGACGGCACGGCCAAGGGCGGCATCGTGGTCTCGGTCCAGCGCGAGCTGGGCGTGCCGGTCAAGCTGATCGGTCTCGGCGAGGGCGCGGACGACCTGGCGCCGTTCGAGCCGGGTGCGTTCGTGGACGCGCTGCTCGGCTGA
- the smc gene encoding chromosome segregation protein SMC, with protein sequence MHLKSLTLRGFKSFASATTLRFEPGITCVVGPNGSGKSNVVDALSWVMGEQGAKSLRGGKMEDVIFAGTSGRAPLGRAEVSLTIDNTDGALPIDYTEVTITRTMFRNGGSEYALNGNVCRLLDIQELLSDSGIGREMHVIVGQGQLDSVLHADPMGRRAFIEEAAGVLKHRKRKEKALRKLDAMQGNLNRVQDLVAELRRQLGPLGRQAKIARRAAGIQAELRDARLRLLADDLLSLRRAVEVEVADELALKLRRSTVEQELARAVQREAVLEAQVEQLGPQLEAARQTWYRLSSLGERTRGTIGLAEARVRSAVGAGQAEDRRGRDPEDLEREAGRVREEEAALAEALEEARYALAEAVESRGELERGLAAEEGRLKAAARAIAERREGLARLQGRAAAARSGAAAAEAETGRLAAARDEAVERAEKAEAEYRALREEAEGLDAGDEQLEAAYEAARAALAELERELGDVRDAGAAAERERAGLAARHETLALGLRRKDGSGALLNGPDRPGGVLGAAAELLVVEPGYEVAVAAALGAAADAVAVDGVGAAVEALRLLREQDAGRAALLVAGPAARVPAPPAGRGVGDLVSGPAEVVAAARALLTGAVVAEDLAAAAALVAAQPELTAVTRGGDVLSATFAQGGAAGAPSLLETQAAVADAARKIDELDVRCRELASQLDGCKERRRELAAEVEAVEAERRRGEKERAQLAGALGRSGGQARAAAGEAERLAAAVAKAEQGLTEAREAAEELAERLLVAEELAESGEDEPDGAERDRLAAAGSAARQAEMEARLAVRTHEERVRGLAGRADQLDRAARGEREARARAAERRERARREAAVASAVASGARQLLGRLEEALTAAEAERAEVEQLRTEREAELRSFREHGRELKAELDKLVDASHRDEVLRAEKRLRIEQLETRALEEFGIEGGELLGTYGPDTLVPPPVPEEGEEPGEPRPYVRAEQEKRLKAAERAYQQLGKVNPLALEEFAALEERHRFLGEQLDDLKKSRRDLMDIVKDVDARVEQLFTAAYHDTAAQFEGVFSRLFPGGEGRLVLTDPENMLTTGVEVEARPPGKKVKRLSLLSGGERSLTAVAMLVSIFKARPSPFYVMDEVEAALDETNLRRLIAIMEELRESSQLIVITHQKLTMESADALYGVTMKGDGISQVISQRLREEHKERKTPT encoded by the coding sequence GTGCACCTGAAGAGCCTGACCCTGCGCGGGTTCAAGTCCTTCGCCTCGGCCACCACGCTGCGCTTCGAGCCGGGCATCACCTGCGTGGTCGGCCCCAACGGCTCCGGCAAGTCCAACGTCGTCGACGCGCTCTCCTGGGTCATGGGCGAGCAGGGCGCCAAGTCCCTGCGCGGCGGCAAGATGGAGGACGTCATCTTCGCCGGGACCAGCGGCCGCGCGCCGCTCGGCCGTGCCGAGGTCAGCCTCACCATCGACAACACCGACGGCGCGCTGCCCATCGACTACACCGAAGTCACCATCACCCGGACGATGTTCCGCAACGGCGGCAGCGAGTACGCGCTCAACGGCAACGTCTGCCGGCTGCTCGACATCCAGGAACTGCTCTCCGACTCCGGCATCGGCCGCGAGATGCACGTCATCGTCGGCCAGGGGCAGCTCGACTCCGTGCTGCACGCCGACCCGATGGGCCGCCGGGCCTTCATCGAGGAGGCGGCCGGCGTCCTCAAGCACCGCAAGCGCAAGGAGAAGGCGCTGCGGAAGCTCGACGCGATGCAGGGCAACCTCAACCGCGTCCAGGACCTGGTCGCCGAGCTGCGCCGACAGCTCGGGCCGCTGGGCCGCCAGGCGAAGATCGCCCGGCGCGCGGCCGGCATCCAGGCCGAGCTGCGGGACGCCCGCCTGCGCCTGCTCGCCGACGACCTGCTGAGCCTGCGCCGGGCCGTGGAGGTTGAGGTCGCCGACGAACTGGCGCTGAAGCTGCGCCGCTCGACCGTGGAGCAGGAGCTGGCCCGGGCCGTCCAGCGGGAAGCCGTACTGGAGGCCCAGGTCGAGCAGCTCGGCCCGCAGTTGGAGGCCGCCCGGCAGACCTGGTACCGGCTGTCCTCGCTCGGGGAGCGGACCCGCGGCACGATCGGGCTGGCCGAGGCCCGGGTCCGGTCCGCGGTCGGCGCCGGGCAGGCCGAGGACCGGCGCGGGCGCGACCCGGAAGACCTGGAACGGGAGGCCGGGCGCGTCCGGGAGGAGGAGGCCGCGCTGGCCGAGGCGCTGGAGGAGGCCCGGTACGCGCTGGCCGAGGCGGTCGAGTCGCGCGGCGAGCTGGAGCGCGGACTGGCCGCGGAGGAGGGCCGGCTGAAGGCGGCCGCCCGGGCCATCGCCGAGCGCCGGGAGGGCCTCGCCCGCCTGCAGGGACGGGCGGCCGCGGCACGCTCCGGGGCGGCCGCCGCCGAGGCCGAGACCGGACGGCTGGCCGCCGCCCGTGACGAGGCCGTCGAGCGCGCCGAGAAGGCCGAGGCCGAGTACCGCGCCCTGCGCGAGGAGGCCGAAGGGCTGGACGCCGGCGACGAGCAGCTGGAGGCGGCGTACGAGGCCGCGCGGGCGGCGCTGGCCGAGCTCGAACGGGAGCTGGGCGACGTCCGGGACGCCGGCGCCGCCGCGGAGCGGGAACGCGCCGGACTGGCGGCGCGGCACGAGACGCTGGCGCTCGGGCTGCGCCGCAAGGACGGCAGCGGAGCGCTGCTGAACGGCCCGGACCGGCCCGGCGGCGTGCTGGGCGCGGCGGCGGAGCTGCTGGTGGTCGAGCCCGGGTACGAGGTCGCCGTCGCGGCCGCGCTCGGCGCGGCGGCGGACGCGGTGGCGGTGGACGGGGTAGGGGCCGCCGTCGAGGCCCTGCGCCTGCTGCGCGAGCAGGACGCGGGCCGGGCGGCGCTGCTCGTCGCCGGGCCGGCCGCGCGGGTCCCCGCGCCCCCGGCGGGACGCGGAGTCGGCGACCTGGTCTCCGGTCCGGCGGAGGTCGTGGCCGCGGCACGGGCCCTGCTGACGGGTGCCGTGGTCGCCGAGGACCTGGCCGCGGCGGCGGCACTGGTGGCGGCGCAGCCGGAGCTGACGGCGGTGACCCGGGGCGGGGACGTGCTGTCGGCGACCTTCGCGCAGGGCGGCGCGGCGGGGGCGCCCAGCCTGCTGGAGACCCAGGCGGCGGTCGCCGACGCGGCCCGGAAGATCGACGAACTGGACGTGCGGTGCCGGGAGTTGGCCTCTCAGCTGGACGGCTGCAAGGAACGCAGGCGGGAACTGGCCGCCGAGGTCGAGGCGGTGGAGGCCGAGCGGCGGCGCGGGGAGAAGGAGCGCGCGCAGCTGGCCGGCGCGCTGGGCCGTTCGGGTGGTCAGGCGCGCGCGGCGGCCGGTGAGGCGGAGCGGCTGGCGGCGGCGGTCGCCAAGGCGGAGCAGGGGCTGACCGAGGCCCGCGAGGCGGCCGAGGAGCTGGCCGAACGGCTGCTGGTTGCGGAGGAGCTGGCGGAGTCCGGCGAGGACGAGCCGGACGGCGCCGAGCGCGACCGGCTGGCGGCGGCCGGGTCGGCGGCGCGGCAGGCGGAGATGGAGGCGCGGCTGGCGGTCCGGACCCACGAGGAGCGGGTCCGCGGGCTGGCGGGCCGCGCCGACCAGCTGGACCGGGCGGCGCGCGGCGAGCGGGAGGCGCGGGCGCGGGCGGCCGAGCGGCGCGAGCGGGCCCGCCGGGAGGCGGCGGTGGCGTCGGCGGTGGCGTCCGGTGCGCGGCAGCTGCTGGGCCGGCTGGAGGAGGCGCTGACCGCCGCGGAGGCCGAGCGAGCCGAGGTGGAGCAGCTGCGGACCGAGCGGGAGGCCGAGCTGCGTTCCTTCCGCGAGCACGGCCGCGAGCTGAAGGCGGAGCTCGACAAACTGGTCGACGCGAGCCACCGAGACGAGGTGCTGCGGGCCGAGAAGCGGCTGCGGATCGAGCAGTTGGAGACGCGGGCGCTGGAGGAGTTCGGCATCGAGGGCGGCGAACTGCTCGGCACGTACGGCCCGGACACCCTGGTGCCGCCGCCCGTCCCGGAGGAGGGCGAGGAGCCGGGCGAGCCCCGGCCGTACGTCCGCGCCGAGCAGGAGAAGCGGCTGAAGGCGGCCGAGCGGGCGTACCAGCAGCTGGGCAAGGTCAACCCGCTGGCGCTGGAGGAGTTCGCGGCGCTGGAGGAACGCCACCGCTTCCTCGGGGAGCAGCTGGACGACCTGAAGAAGAGCCGGCGCGACCTGATGGACATCGTGAAGGACGTCGACGCCCGGGTCGAGCAGCTGTTCACGGCCGCGTACCACGACACGGCGGCGCAGTTCGAGGGCGTCTTCTCGCGGCTGTTCCCGGGCGGCGAGGGCCGGCTGGTGCTGACCGACCCGGAGAACATGCTGACCACCGGCGTGGAGGTGGAGGCGCGGCCGCCGGGCAAGAAGGTGAAGCGGCTGTCGCTGCTGTCCGGCGGCGAGCGCTCGCTGACCGCGGTGGCGATGCTGGTGTCGATCTTCAAGGCGCGTCCCAGCCCGTTCTACGTGATGGACGAGGTGGAGGCGGCGCTGGACGAGACCAACCTGCGCCGACTGATCGCGATCATGGAGGAGCTGCGGGAGAGCTCCCAGCTGATCGTGATCACCCACCAGAAGCTGACCATGGAGTCCGCGGACGCCCTCTACGGCGTGACCATGAAGGGGGACGGCATCTCCCAGGTGATCAGCCAGCGGCTCCGCGAGGAGCACAAGGAACGCAAGACCCCTACGTGA
- a CDS encoding [protein-PII] uridylyltransferase yields MTTTGTQPTPTPDEGPLGTGDHAAERAALLADPALGGARRRTALAALTDRWLTGLYRAAGSPPGTALVAVGGYGRGELSPRSDLDVLLLHEGPLDAELAERIWYPVWDSGAALDHSVRTPAEARAVAAEDLKAQLGLLDARHLAGDPALTAALRSTVLADWRSGAPARLPELHELCTARAERHGELSFLLEPDLKEARGGLRDVVALNAIAATWLADAPRDGLDAAAERLADVRDALHLATGRATERLSLQDQDQVAAQLGVLDADTLLRQVYESARTVAYASDVTWRSVERVLAARANRGRRISRLGFPFSGVGRTGGAVGKGAVERRPLAEGVVEQDGEAVLAQGARPATDPVLPLRAAAAAAQAGLTVSYATVRRLAAEAKPLPVPWPDEAREQLVTLLGAGEACLPVWEALEAEGLISRLLPDWERVRCRPQRNAVHRWTVDRHLIETAVKAAAMTRRVARPDLLLVAALLHDIGKGWPGDHSEAGEVIIRDLAVRMGFDKTDTDTLALLVRHHLTLVDTATRRDPDDPATVDLITKVVGTLPHLELLHALTEADATATGPAAWSSWRASLVHGLVARSAAQLAGGLALPADAEPTADEERLAVEAARTLAPALALHAQTEAGAGGVAEPGVPEPMGVELTLAIPDQPGLLGTVAGVLALHRLTVRKAGLRELDPIGAGPVLLLSWTVAAEYGELPEAARLRADLRRALDGSLDVARKLAERDAAAPKRRGIATPPPVVTVAPGAVSLSATVLEVRAHDAPGLLHRIGRALDAAGVRVRTAHVSTLGADAVDAFYVTDQDGRPLAAERAAQVARSVQEALG; encoded by the coding sequence GTGACGACGACCGGAACCCAGCCGACCCCCACGCCCGACGAGGGCCCGCTCGGCACCGGCGACCACGCCGCCGAACGCGCCGCGCTGCTCGCCGACCCCGCCCTCGGCGGCGCCCGACGACGGACCGCGCTGGCCGCGCTGACCGACCGCTGGCTCACCGGGCTCTACCGGGCGGCCGGCTCCCCGCCCGGCACCGCGCTGGTCGCCGTCGGCGGCTACGGCCGCGGCGAGCTCTCCCCGCGCAGCGACCTGGACGTCCTGCTGCTGCACGAGGGTCCGCTCGACGCCGAGCTCGCCGAACGGATCTGGTACCCGGTCTGGGACAGCGGCGCCGCGCTGGACCACTCCGTCCGCACCCCCGCCGAGGCCCGCGCGGTGGCCGCCGAGGACCTCAAGGCCCAGCTCGGCCTGCTGGACGCCCGCCACCTGGCCGGCGACCCGGCGCTCACCGCCGCGCTGCGCTCCACGGTCCTCGCCGACTGGCGCAGCGGCGCCCCGGCGCGCCTCCCCGAGCTGCACGAGCTGTGCACCGCCCGGGCCGAACGCCACGGCGAGCTCTCGTTCCTGCTCGAACCCGACCTCAAGGAGGCCAGGGGGGGCCTGCGCGACGTGGTCGCGCTCAACGCCATCGCCGCCACCTGGCTCGCCGACGCCCCGCGCGACGGCCTGGACGCGGCCGCCGAGCGGCTCGCCGACGTCCGCGACGCCCTGCACCTGGCCACCGGCCGGGCCACCGAGCGGCTCAGCCTCCAGGACCAGGACCAGGTCGCCGCCCAGCTCGGCGTGCTCGACGCCGACACCCTGCTGCGCCAGGTCTACGAATCCGCCCGGACCGTCGCCTACGCCTCCGACGTCACCTGGCGCTCGGTGGAGCGGGTGCTCGCCGCCCGGGCCAACCGGGGCCGGCGGATCTCCCGGTTGGGCTTCCCGTTCAGCGGCGTCGGCCGGACCGGCGGCGCGGTCGGCAAGGGCGCGGTGGAGCGCCGCCCGCTCGCCGAGGGCGTGGTCGAGCAGGACGGCGAGGCGGTGCTCGCCCAGGGCGCCCGCCCGGCCACCGACCCGGTGCTGCCGCTGCGCGCCGCCGCCGCGGCCGCCCAGGCCGGGCTCACCGTCTCGTACGCCACCGTCCGGCGGCTGGCCGCCGAGGCCAAGCCGCTGCCGGTGCCCTGGCCGGACGAGGCCCGCGAGCAGCTGGTCACCCTGCTCGGCGCCGGCGAGGCCTGTCTGCCGGTCTGGGAGGCGCTGGAGGCCGAGGGGCTGATCAGCCGGCTGCTGCCTGACTGGGAGCGGGTCCGCTGCCGGCCGCAGCGCAACGCCGTGCACCGCTGGACCGTCGACCGGCACCTGATCGAGACCGCGGTGAAGGCCGCCGCGATGACCCGCCGGGTCGCCCGGCCCGACCTGCTGCTGGTCGCCGCGCTGCTGCACGACATCGGCAAGGGCTGGCCCGGCGACCACTCCGAGGCCGGCGAGGTGATCATCCGCGACCTGGCCGTCCGGATGGGCTTCGACAAGACCGACACCGACACCCTGGCCCTGCTGGTCCGCCACCACCTGACGCTGGTCGACACCGCCACCCGGCGCGACCCGGACGACCCGGCCACCGTCGACCTGATCACCAAGGTGGTCGGCACCCTGCCGCACCTGGAGCTGCTGCACGCCCTCACCGAGGCCGACGCCACCGCCACCGGCCCCGCCGCCTGGTCGAGCTGGCGGGCCTCGCTGGTGCACGGCCTGGTCGCCCGGTCCGCGGCCCAGCTGGCCGGCGGCCTGGCCCTGCCGGCCGACGCCGAGCCGACCGCCGACGAGGAGCGGCTCGCCGTCGAGGCCGCCCGCACCCTCGCCCCCGCGCTCGCCCTGCACGCCCAGACCGAGGCCGGCGCGGGAGGGGTCGCCGAGCCGGGCGTGCCGGAGCCGATGGGCGTCGAGCTGACCCTGGCCATCCCGGACCAGCCCGGCCTGCTCGGTACCGTCGCCGGGGTGCTCGCGCTGCACCGGCTCACCGTCCGCAAGGCGGGCCTGCGCGAGCTCGACCCGATCGGTGCCGGGCCGGTCCTGCTGCTGTCCTGGACGGTCGCCGCCGAGTACGGCGAGCTGCCGGAGGCCGCGCGGCTCCGCGCGGACCTGCGACGCGCCCTGGACGGCTCGCTGGACGTCGCCCGCAAACTCGCCGAACGGGACGCCGCCGCCCCGAAACGGCGCGGCATCGCCACCCCGCCGCCGGTGGTCACGGTCGCCCCCGGCGCGGTCTCGCTCAGCGCCACCGTGCTGGAGGTCCGCGCCCACGACGCCCCCGGGCTGCTGCACCGGATCGGCCGGGCCCTGGACGCCGCCGGCGTCCGGGTCCGCACCGCGCACGTCTCCACGCTCGGCGCGGACGCGGTGGACGCCTTCTACGTGACCGACCAGGACGGCCGCCCGCTCGCCGCGGAGCGGGCCGCGCAGGTCGCCCGCTCGGTGCAGGAGGCGCTCGGCTGA
- a CDS encoding P-II family nitrogen regulator, whose amino-acid sequence MKLITAVIKPHRLDEVKEALQAFGVHGLTVTEASGYGRQRGHTEVYRGAEYTVDLVPKVRIEILVDDEDAEQLIDVVVKAARTGKIGDGKVWSVPVDTAVRVRTGERGPDAL is encoded by the coding sequence ATGAAGCTCATCACCGCCGTCATCAAGCCGCACCGCCTGGACGAGGTCAAGGAGGCCCTGCAGGCCTTCGGAGTCCACGGCCTGACCGTCACCGAGGCCAGCGGCTACGGCCGCCAGCGCGGCCACACCGAGGTCTACCGGGGCGCGGAGTACACCGTCGACCTGGTGCCCAAGGTCCGGATCGAGATCCTGGTCGACGACGAGGACGCCGAGCAGCTGATCGACGTCGTGGTCAAGGCCGCCCGCACCGGCAAGATCGGTGACGGCAAGGTCTGGTCCGTCCCGGTCGACACCGCCGTCCGCGTCCGCACCGGCGAACGCGGTCCGGACGCCCTGTAG